One window from the genome of Streptomyces sp. NBC_00708 encodes:
- a CDS encoding NAD(P)/FAD-dependent oxidoreductase has protein sequence MPDAVVIGAGPNGLVAANLLAAAGWSVEVLEAQPEPGGAVRSDRGVHPDYVSDLFSAFYPLAAASPVIGGLDLGAEGLRWSRAPRVLAHPLSDGRCAVLENDARDTAAGLDAFAEGDGAAWLELCSTWDRVRRDVLGALFTPFPPVRPAVRLAARLRAAGGLRLARTLLLPVRRLGEERFGGEAAGLLLAGSALHADLGPEAAGSGGFGWLMSMLGQTYGFPVPLGGAGALTAALVRRLERHGGVLRCGERVTEVVVRGGRAVGVRTAKGEAVPAARAVLADVSAPALYGGLVDAHHLPGRLLDDLRGFQWDFATFKVDWALNGPVPWTARAATTAGTVHLAEGVDGLTRFAAQLAMGRVPDRPFLLFGQMSTADATRSPAGTEAAWAYTHVPHRIKGDAGEDGLTGRWDRGEQETMADRMEHEVERWAPGFRARIVARRVLAPPTLESMDANLSGGAINGGTASAHQQLVFRPTPGTGRPETPVRGLYLASASAHPGGGVHGAPGANAARAAMRRRLRR, from the coding sequence ATGCCGGACGCCGTCGTCATCGGCGCGGGACCCAACGGGCTCGTCGCGGCCAACCTCCTCGCCGCCGCGGGGTGGAGCGTCGAGGTGCTGGAGGCACAGCCGGAGCCCGGCGGAGCCGTACGCAGCGACCGCGGGGTGCACCCCGACTACGTGTCCGACCTGTTCAGCGCGTTCTACCCGCTGGCGGCGGCCTCGCCGGTCATCGGCGGACTCGACCTCGGTGCGGAGGGCCTGCGCTGGTCGCGGGCGCCCCGCGTCCTGGCGCACCCGCTGTCGGACGGGCGGTGCGCGGTGCTGGAGAACGACGCGCGGGACACCGCGGCGGGCCTGGACGCGTTCGCCGAGGGCGACGGCGCGGCCTGGCTGGAGCTGTGCTCCACCTGGGACCGGGTGCGCCGCGATGTGCTGGGCGCGCTGTTCACCCCCTTCCCGCCGGTACGCCCCGCCGTCCGCCTCGCCGCCCGGCTCCGGGCCGCCGGCGGCCTCCGGCTGGCCCGGACCCTGCTGCTGCCCGTACGCCGCCTGGGCGAGGAGCGGTTCGGCGGCGAGGCGGCCGGGCTGCTGCTCGCGGGCAGCGCGCTCCACGCCGACCTCGGCCCCGAGGCGGCGGGCAGCGGCGGCTTCGGCTGGCTCATGTCCATGCTCGGGCAGACCTACGGCTTCCCGGTGCCGCTCGGGGGCGCGGGCGCGCTCACGGCGGCCCTGGTCCGACGGCTGGAGCGGCACGGCGGCGTCCTGCGCTGCGGCGAGCGGGTCACCGAGGTCGTCGTGCGCGGCGGACGCGCCGTCGGCGTACGCACCGCGAAGGGCGAGGCCGTGCCCGCCGCCCGTGCCGTGCTCGCCGATGTGTCCGCGCCGGCGCTCTACGGCGGCCTGGTCGACGCGCACCACCTGCCCGGCCGTCTCCTCGACGACCTGCGCGGCTTCCAATGGGACTTCGCGACGTTCAAGGTGGACTGGGCGCTGAACGGGCCGGTGCCCTGGACCGCCCGCGCGGCCACCACGGCGGGCACCGTGCACCTGGCGGAGGGCGTCGACGGTCTCACCCGGTTCGCGGCGCAGCTCGCCATGGGGCGGGTGCCGGACCGCCCGTTCCTCCTCTTCGGCCAGATGAGCACCGCCGACGCCACCCGCTCACCGGCCGGCACCGAGGCCGCGTGGGCGTACACCCACGTCCCGCACCGCATCAAGGGCGACGCGGGCGAGGACGGACTGACCGGGCGGTGGGACCGGGGCGAGCAGGAGACCATGGCCGACCGTATGGAGCACGAGGTGGAGCGCTGGGCCCCCGGCTTCCGCGCCCGCATCGTCGCCCGCCGCGTCCTGGCGCCCCCGACCCTCGAATCCATGGACGCCAATCTGTCCGGCGGTGCGATCAACGGCGGTACGGCGTCGGCGCACCAGCAACTGGTGTTCCGCCCCACCCCGGGCACGGGACGGCCCGAGACGCCGGTGCGGGGCCTGTACCTGGCCTCCGCCTCGGCGCACCCGGGGGGCGGGGTGCACGGCGCTCCGGGCGCGAACGCGGCACGTGCGGCGATGCGGAGGCGGCTGCGGCGCTGA
- a CDS encoding SDR family oxidoreductase, with amino-acid sequence MTDRKHLLRGRTAVVTGGARGLGKAVARELAARGARVALLGLEKDALARVAGTLPAPSGHWHVDVTDDAAMARVADEVRHRLGPASVVVANAGVAEGGPFADSDPASWRRVIEVNLIGSAVTARVFLPQLLDTHGHYLQIASLASIGAAPMMSAYCASKAGVEALCHSLRAEMAPRGVGVGIAYLNWIDTDMVRDADQYPVLRELRAHMPPPARRTYPAPHVARRLVAAIERRSPSVYVPGWLRGVQAVRAALPGVVALATREELTRSQFTATGLLGAGGRAAGPADPG; translated from the coding sequence GTGACCGACCGGAAGCACCTGCTGCGCGGCCGTACGGCCGTGGTGACGGGCGGGGCGCGCGGCCTCGGCAAGGCCGTGGCCCGGGAGCTGGCCGCCCGGGGCGCACGCGTGGCCCTGCTCGGTCTGGAGAAGGACGCGCTGGCCCGGGTCGCGGGCACGCTCCCCGCCCCCTCGGGGCACTGGCACGTGGACGTCACCGACGACGCGGCGATGGCCCGGGTCGCCGACGAGGTGCGTCACCGCCTGGGTCCCGCCTCGGTCGTCGTCGCCAACGCGGGCGTCGCCGAGGGCGGGCCGTTCGCGGACTCCGACCCGGCGAGCTGGCGGCGCGTGATCGAGGTCAACCTCATCGGCAGCGCGGTCACCGCCCGGGTGTTCCTGCCGCAGCTGCTGGACACGCACGGGCACTATCTCCAGATCGCCTCGCTGGCCTCCATCGGTGCCGCGCCGATGATGAGCGCGTACTGCGCCTCGAAGGCGGGCGTGGAGGCCCTGTGCCACTCGCTGCGGGCGGAGATGGCCCCGCGCGGCGTCGGCGTGGGCATCGCGTATCTGAACTGGATCGATACGGACATGGTCCGCGACGCCGACCAGTACCCCGTGCTCCGCGAGCTGCGCGCCCATATGCCGCCGCCCGCCCGCAGGACCTACCCGGCCCCCCACGTGGCCCGTCGCCTGGTCGCCGCGATCGAGCGGCGGTCGCCGTCCGTGTACGTGCCGGGGTGGCTGCGCGGTGTGCAGGCGGTACGTGCCGCGCTGCCGGGCGTCGTCGCCCTCGCGACCCGCGAGGAGCTGACCCGTTCCCAGTTCACGGCCACGGGCCTGCTGGGCGCGGGGGGCCGCGCGGCGGGGCCGGCGGACCCGGGCTGA
- a CDS encoding methyltransferase — protein sequence MTTAAAPPVDLGRLWTLPGVYAPQADTHLLARALQAEGPTADMDVLDVCTGSGALALLAARGGARVCAIDISMRAVLTARMNAARAGHRVRVLRGDLTGPVAAQRFDLILSNPPYVPAPDARRPRGHGPERAWNAGPSGRRALDRICARAHDVLRPRGVLLLVHSGLCGAEETLDRLTASGLRCEVTGRTSVPFGPVMTERLPWLRARGLIGADDATEELVVIRAERP from the coding sequence ATGACGACTGCCGCCGCACCGCCCGTCGACCTGGGAAGGCTGTGGACCCTGCCAGGGGTCTACGCGCCCCAGGCCGACACCCACCTGCTGGCGCGGGCGCTGCAGGCCGAGGGCCCCACCGCCGACATGGACGTCCTCGACGTCTGCACCGGCAGCGGCGCCCTCGCCCTGCTCGCCGCGCGCGGCGGAGCCCGGGTCTGCGCGATCGACATCTCGATGCGGGCCGTGCTGACCGCCCGGATGAACGCCGCCCGCGCCGGCCACCGGGTCAGGGTGCTGCGCGGCGACCTCACCGGCCCCGTCGCCGCTCAGCGCTTCGACCTGATCCTGAGCAACCCGCCGTACGTCCCCGCCCCGGACGCCCGCCGCCCCCGGGGCCACGGCCCCGAGCGCGCGTGGAACGCCGGGCCGAGCGGCCGCCGGGCCCTGGACCGCATCTGCGCCCGTGCCCACGACGTCCTGCGCCCGCGCGGTGTGCTGCTCCTCGTCCACTCCGGGCTGTGCGGCGCGGAGGAGACCCTGGACCGGCTGACCGCGAGCGGCCTGCGCTGCGAGGTGACGGGCCGGACCTCCGTTCCGTTCGGCCCGGTGATGACGGAGCGGCTGCCCTGGCTCCGGGCGCGGGGCCTGATCGGGGCCGACGACGCCACAGAGGAACTGGTGGTCATCCGTGCCGAACGCCCCTGA
- a CDS encoding CDGSH iron-sulfur domain-containing protein — MPNAPDTPRRLTVEPNGPVLIEGPVEILREDGTIARSDRFLVAVCTCRRSRAYPWCDTSHRRRTKPPGQARTD; from the coding sequence GTGCCGAACGCCCCTGACACCCCCCGCCGCCTGACCGTCGAGCCGAACGGCCCCGTCCTGATCGAGGGCCCGGTCGAGATTCTCCGGGAGGACGGCACGATCGCCAGATCCGACCGCTTCCTCGTGGCCGTCTGCACCTGCCGCCGCAGCCGCGCCTACCCCTGGTGCGACACCAGCCACCGGCGCCGGACGAAGCCGCCGGGGCAGGCGCGTACGGACTGA
- a CDS encoding cytochrome P450, producing MPEQPILVLDPAGTDRHAEYRTLRERGPATRVDVLGVTAWSVSDPVLLKELLTSSQVSKDARAHWPAFAETVATWPLALWVAVNNMFTAYGADHRRLRRMIAPAFSARRIQDLRVSIEKVVTELLDGLADRPAGEPVDLRKELAYPLPIAVIGRLMGVPDDQLDGFRSVVDGVFDTTLTVEEATANTASLYGALDQLIASKRAAPGDDMTSLLLATRDEEGDGGRLDDEELRDTLLLMISAGYDTTVNVIDQAITALLTRPEQLAHLREGRADWNDVVEETLRHEPAVKHIPMRYALSDIPLPDGQKIAQGEAILVSFAPANRHPDWHGETADDFDVTRPTKEHLAFGHGVHFCLGAPLARLEIATALQQLFDRFPEARLAVPATDLLPLPSLISNGHQSLPVVLRPAH from the coding sequence ATGCCCGAGCAGCCGATCCTCGTCCTCGACCCCGCCGGCACCGACCGCCACGCGGAGTACCGGACGCTGCGCGAGCGCGGCCCCGCGACCCGCGTCGACGTCCTCGGCGTGACCGCGTGGTCCGTCAGCGACCCGGTCCTCCTCAAGGAGCTCCTGACCAGCTCGCAGGTCTCCAAGGACGCCCGCGCCCACTGGCCGGCCTTCGCGGAGACCGTGGCCACCTGGCCGCTCGCCCTCTGGGTCGCGGTGAACAACATGTTCACCGCGTACGGCGCCGACCACCGGCGGCTGCGCCGGATGATCGCCCCCGCGTTCAGCGCCCGCCGCATCCAGGACCTGCGCGTCTCCATCGAGAAGGTCGTCACCGAACTCCTCGACGGCCTCGCCGACCGGCCCGCGGGCGAGCCCGTCGACCTCCGCAAGGAGCTCGCCTACCCGCTCCCCATCGCGGTGATCGGCCGTCTCATGGGCGTCCCGGACGACCAGCTCGACGGCTTCCGGTCCGTCGTCGACGGCGTCTTCGACACCACCCTGACCGTGGAGGAGGCCACCGCGAACACGGCCTCCCTCTACGGCGCGCTCGACCAGCTCATCGCCTCCAAGCGCGCCGCGCCCGGCGACGACATGACCTCGCTCCTGCTCGCCACCCGCGACGAGGAGGGCGACGGCGGCCGGCTCGACGACGAGGAGCTGCGCGACACGCTGCTTCTCATGATCTCCGCCGGGTACGACACCACGGTCAACGTGATCGACCAGGCCATCACCGCCCTGCTGACCCGCCCGGAACAGCTCGCCCACCTCCGCGAGGGCCGTGCCGACTGGAACGACGTCGTCGAGGAGACCCTGCGCCACGAGCCCGCGGTCAAGCACATCCCGATGCGCTACGCCCTCTCGGACATCCCCCTGCCCGACGGGCAGAAGATCGCGCAGGGCGAGGCGATACTCGTCTCCTTCGCGCCCGCCAACCGCCACCCCGACTGGCACGGCGAGACCGCCGACGACTTCGACGTCACCCGCCCCACCAAGGAGCACCTGGCCTTCGGCCACGGCGTCCACTTCTGCCTCGGTGCCCCCCTCGCCCGCCTGGAGATCGCCACCGCCCTCCAGCAGCTCTTCGACCGCTTCCCCGAAGCCCGTCTCGCCGTCCCGGCCACGGACCTCCTCCCCCTCCCGTCGCTGATCAGCAACGGCCACCAGAGCCTGCCGGTCGTTCTCCGGCCCGCTCACTGA
- a CDS encoding cytochrome P450: protein MTSPSTTLPSAPSGRVALYDPGFAADPHSAYERMRASYGALVPVELSPGIPATLVIGYFQARRILNDPLYFPHDPRVWQEQVPASCPVRPMMEWRPNALRSSGTAHARYRAANTTAIDAVDQHELRARVEKLAESAIADFITAGSADVLTQYAWPIAFRILSSLLGCPDEIGARIADGMSRIFEATDAQRGNEILGQAVADLVELRRRHPADDITSRLLAHAAQLTDEEMGHQLVTLYGAGIEPLTNLIANTQLKILTDDEFSAGLHAGHSTVRDALDTVLYTDPPMANYCITYPPYPADIDGVVLPAHQPVLISMAACNNDPAIAQAPGGIAGNRAHLAWSIGPHNCPARSHAYLIAETAVTYLLDALPEMDLAVPAAELRWRPGPFHRALESLPIVFHASH from the coding sequence ATGACGTCCCCCAGCACCACCCTGCCGTCGGCCCCCTCGGGCCGGGTCGCCCTGTACGACCCGGGGTTCGCCGCCGATCCGCACTCCGCGTACGAGCGGATGCGGGCGTCGTACGGGGCCCTGGTGCCCGTCGAGCTGTCCCCGGGCATCCCGGCCACCCTGGTGATCGGCTACTTCCAGGCGCGGCGCATCCTCAACGATCCGCTGTACTTCCCGCACGACCCGCGGGTGTGGCAGGAGCAGGTCCCGGCGTCGTGCCCGGTGCGGCCGATGATGGAGTGGCGGCCCAACGCCCTGCGCAGCAGCGGTACCGCGCACGCCCGTTACCGGGCCGCCAACACCACCGCGATCGACGCCGTCGACCAGCACGAGCTGCGGGCCCGGGTGGAGAAGCTCGCCGAGAGCGCCATCGCGGACTTCATCACGGCGGGCAGCGCGGACGTGCTCACCCAGTACGCGTGGCCGATCGCGTTCCGGATCCTCAGCTCCCTGCTCGGCTGCCCCGACGAGATCGGGGCGCGCATCGCCGACGGGATGTCCCGGATCTTCGAGGCCACGGACGCCCAGCGGGGCAACGAGATCCTCGGCCAGGCGGTCGCCGACCTCGTCGAACTGCGCCGGCGCCACCCCGCGGACGACATCACCTCCCGGCTCCTCGCCCACGCGGCGCAGCTGACCGACGAGGAGATGGGGCACCAGCTGGTCACGCTGTACGGGGCCGGCATCGAACCGCTGACCAATCTCATCGCCAACACCCAGCTGAAGATCCTCACGGACGACGAGTTCTCCGCCGGGCTGCACGCCGGGCACTCCACCGTGCGGGACGCCCTGGACACCGTCCTCTACACGGACCCGCCGATGGCGAACTACTGCATCACCTATCCGCCCTACCCGGCGGACATCGACGGTGTGGTGCTCCCGGCCCATCAGCCGGTGCTCATCTCGATGGCCGCCTGCAACAACGACCCGGCGATCGCCCAGGCCCCGGGCGGCATCGCGGGCAACCGGGCCCACCTGGCGTGGAGCATCGGCCCGCACAACTGCCCGGCCCGGTCCCACGCGTACCTGATCGCGGAGACCGCGGTCACCTATCTGCTCGACGCCCTGCCCGAGATGGACCTCGCGGTCCCGGCCGCCGAACTGCGGTGGCGGCCCGGCCCGTTCCACCGCGCGCTGGAATCCCTCCCCATCGTCTTCCACGCCTCCCACTGA
- a CDS encoding ATP/GTP-binding protein, producing the protein MDSENWSDAPNGVSYVPATVTQSAKIVIAGGFGVGKTTFIGSVSEVRPLRMEEPITEDSVGVDDLRGVPHKTTTTVGMDFGRIHLAGGALALYLFGLPGQVRFQPLWEDLAHGALGCLVLADTRDLDASHEALGLLEDQGIPYAVAINVFPDAPDYGLEEIREALALDPATPLTTCDARDRRSCVYALITLTEYLASHRSALSLEPTP; encoded by the coding sequence ATGGACTCCGAGAACTGGTCTGACGCCCCGAACGGCGTCTCGTACGTACCGGCCACGGTGACCCAGTCCGCCAAGATCGTGATCGCCGGCGGTTTCGGCGTCGGCAAGACGACCTTCATCGGCAGCGTCTCGGAGGTCAGGCCGCTGCGGATGGAGGAACCGATCACGGAGGACAGCGTCGGGGTCGACGACCTGCGCGGGGTGCCGCACAAGACGACGACGACCGTGGGCATGGACTTCGGCCGCATCCACCTGGCCGGCGGGGCCCTCGCCCTCTATCTGTTCGGGCTGCCCGGCCAGGTCCGCTTCCAGCCCCTGTGGGAGGACCTGGCCCACGGGGCGCTCGGCTGCCTGGTGCTGGCCGACACCCGTGACCTGGACGCCAGCCACGAGGCGCTGGGGCTCCTGGAGGACCAGGGCATCCCGTACGCGGTCGCGATCAACGTCTTCCCCGACGCGCCCGATTACGGCCTGGAGGAGATCCGCGAGGCCCTCGCCCTGGACCCGGCCACACCGCTGACCACCTGCGACGCGCGGGACCGCAGGTCCTGCGTGTACGCCCTCATCACGCTCACGGAATACCTCGCCTCACACCGCTCGGCCCTCTCCCTGGAGCCCACTCCATGA
- a CDS encoding DUF742 domain-containing protein → MSGPRHDPDMVRPYVRTGGRVRPDRDVRLESVVVAASGPVGALGPDARRVMSLFAVGRGGLAVADIAAALQLPPSTVRIIVSSLMDSGHLTSPAPAVEDQPRNDLLQKVLDGLRELV, encoded by the coding sequence ATGAGCGGACCACGGCACGACCCGGACATGGTCAGGCCCTACGTCCGCACGGGCGGGCGGGTCCGCCCGGACCGGGACGTGCGCCTGGAGAGCGTGGTCGTCGCCGCGTCGGGACCGGTCGGTGCGCTGGGGCCCGACGCGCGGCGGGTGATGAGCCTGTTCGCGGTGGGCCGGGGCGGTCTGGCCGTCGCCGACATCGCCGCCGCGTTACAGCTGCCGCCCTCCACCGTCCGGATCATCGTGTCCTCCCTCATGGACAGCGGCCATCTGACCAGCCCGGCGCCCGCCGTCGAGGACCAGCCCCGAAACGACCTCCTGCAGAAGGTGCTTGATGGACTCCGAGAACTGGTCTGA
- a CDS encoding roadblock/LC7 domain-containing protein, with the protein MSDTHANTLGWLLDEQLGSVEGVRYAVLMSGDGLLKARTRTISQEDGEKLAALTASLRASGRAWDEFTGGQGVRQQLIESVSTIGLTTAAGHHTMLSVVTTGPHADVGLISHHMGLLVVRLGEQLGTRERMPVLQPDGGSAA; encoded by the coding sequence ATGTCGGACACGCACGCGAACACCCTGGGCTGGCTGCTCGACGAGCAGCTCGGATCGGTGGAGGGCGTCCGGTACGCCGTGCTCATGAGCGGCGACGGGCTGCTCAAGGCCCGGACCCGCACCATCAGCCAGGAGGACGGCGAGAAGCTGGCGGCCCTGACCGCCTCGCTGCGCGCATCGGGCCGCGCCTGGGACGAGTTCACCGGTGGGCAGGGCGTACGCCAGCAGCTGATCGAGTCCGTGTCGACGATCGGGCTGACGACCGCGGCCGGGCACCACACGATGCTCTCCGTCGTCACCACGGGCCCGCACGCCGATGTCGGCCTGATCAGCCACCACATGGGCCTGCTGGTGGTCCGCCTGGGCGAGCAGCTGGGCACGAGGGAGCGCATGCCGGTACTCCAGCCGGACGGGGGCTCCGCCGCATGA
- a CDS encoding FAD-dependent monooxygenase, with product MRGGSIAVVGGSIAGCATALAASRGGADRITVFERADAELRDRGVGIALQSDRYEELREAGYVAPEMPWAPLTRRVWSVRDGDAANGRVFGQQPFPFRAYNWGSLWSELRRRVPADVDYRSGAVVSAVDPADDGVTLRLADGREERFDLVIGADGYRSVVREAMFPGISPEYAGYIGWRGASEDVEGLPSDGLDAHNIVFPGGHCMIYRIPDGTGGHRLNWVLYTTPPQTDGLHPDLRTPTSLPPGRLNSELTDWLRALVAEHFPPFWADKVLGTPAETTFIQPIYDLAVPHYTSGRMALVGDAASVARPHVGAGSVKALQDATALEAAWIAGDGWKDVLERYDAGRGAVGSAMVGLARRMGSTQVEHTPDWSAMGQPEFDAWWQEQNSGSDRSSGFGGHSLKVK from the coding sequence ATGCGTGGAGGCAGCATCGCCGTGGTCGGCGGGAGCATAGCGGGGTGTGCCACGGCCCTGGCCGCGTCGCGCGGAGGGGCGGACCGGATCACCGTCTTCGAGCGCGCCGACGCCGAACTCCGGGACCGGGGCGTCGGGATCGCCCTGCAGAGCGACCGCTACGAGGAGCTGAGAGAGGCCGGATATGTGGCCCCGGAGATGCCCTGGGCGCCGCTGACCCGGCGGGTGTGGAGCGTCCGGGACGGCGACGCGGCGAACGGCCGGGTCTTCGGACAGCAGCCGTTCCCGTTCCGCGCCTACAACTGGGGCTCCCTGTGGAGCGAGTTGCGCCGCCGGGTGCCCGCGGACGTCGACTACCGCTCCGGTGCCGTCGTCTCCGCCGTGGACCCGGCGGACGACGGGGTGACGCTGCGGCTCGCCGACGGGCGCGAGGAGCGCTTCGACCTCGTCATCGGCGCCGACGGCTACCGCTCCGTGGTCCGCGAGGCGATGTTCCCCGGGATCAGCCCGGAGTACGCCGGCTACATCGGCTGGCGCGGCGCCTCCGAGGATGTCGAGGGCCTTCCCTCGGACGGGCTCGACGCCCACAACATCGTCTTCCCCGGCGGCCACTGCATGATCTACCGCATCCCGGACGGCACCGGCGGCCACCGCCTCAACTGGGTGCTCTACACCACGCCCCCGCAGACCGACGGCCTCCACCCGGACCTGCGCACCCCGACCTCGCTGCCGCCCGGCCGCCTCAACTCCGAGCTGACCGACTGGCTGCGTGCCCTGGTCGCGGAGCACTTCCCGCCGTTCTGGGCGGACAAGGTGCTCGGCACACCCGCCGAAACCACCTTCATCCAGCCCATCTACGACCTCGCCGTCCCGCACTACACCTCGGGCCGGATGGCACTCGTCGGCGACGCCGCCAGCGTGGCCCGCCCGCACGTCGGCGCCGGCAGCGTGAAGGCCCTCCAGGACGCCACCGCCCTGGAGGCCGCCTGGATCGCCGGGGACGGCTGGAAGGACGTGCTGGAGCGCTACGACGCCGGCCGCGGCGCCGTCGGCTCCGCGATGGTCGGCCTCGCCCGCCGGATGGGCAGCACCCAGGTCGAGCACACCCCCGACTGGTCGGCCATGGGCCAGCCCGAGTTCGACGCCTGGTGGCAGGAGCAGAACAGCGGCTCCGACCGCAGCAGCGGCTTCGGCGGCCACAGCCTGAAGGTCAAGTAA
- a CDS encoding ABC transporter ATP-binding protein: MLELTGLTAGYHGGTVLHGLDLSVPAGTVHAVVGHNGAGKTTLVHTVAGLMRPDAGTVRLDGRDVTGQPAHRIARAGVGLVPQGRRVFANLSVAEHLRLSYRPPRRGDASRPSVWTPERVLELLPRLGERRGNRGTDLSGGEQQMLALARALLGSPSVLLLDEPTEGLAPALVRQVHELVTTLAAEGIAVLLVSPSPATAARCADTLTVLTSGRVGLRLDGAGAREDPTALHAALELAPTGV; this comes from the coding sequence ATGCTCGAACTCACGGGCCTGACCGCGGGCTACCACGGCGGCACGGTCCTCCACGGCCTCGATCTGTCCGTGCCCGCCGGCACGGTGCACGCCGTCGTCGGCCACAACGGCGCGGGCAAGACGACGCTCGTGCACACCGTGGCCGGTCTGATGCGACCGGACGCGGGCACGGTACGGCTGGACGGCCGGGACGTCACGGGGCAGCCCGCGCACCGGATCGCCCGCGCCGGCGTCGGTCTCGTACCGCAGGGCCGCCGGGTGTTCGCCAATCTCAGCGTCGCCGAGCACCTGCGGCTCTCGTACCGGCCGCCGCGCCGGGGCGACGCCTCGCGGCCGAGTGTCTGGACGCCCGAGCGGGTGCTGGAGCTGCTGCCCCGGCTGGGCGAGCGCCGGGGCAACCGGGGCACGGACCTGTCCGGCGGCGAGCAGCAGATGCTGGCCCTGGCCCGCGCGCTGCTCGGTTCGCCGAGCGTGCTGCTGCTCGACGAGCCGACGGAGGGCCTGGCGCCGGCCCTGGTCCGTCAGGTGCACGAGCTGGTGACCACGCTGGCCGCCGAGGGCATCGCCGTACTCCTGGTGTCGCCGAGTCCGGCGACGGCGGCCCGGTGCGCGGACACGCTGACGGTGCTGACGTCGGGACGGGTGGGGCTGCGGCTGGACGGGGCCGGGGCCCGCGAGGACCCGACGGCCCTGCACGCCGCGCTGGAACTGGCGCCGACGGGCGTCTGA
- a CDS encoding ATP-binding cassette domain-containing protein — protein MTPAPNAARPDSVLDLDRVTRRYGSLTAVDEVSLRLPAGARHAVIGPNGAGKTTLLNLIAGTDRPDHGTIALNGTDVTRASTAKRSRLGIARSFQQPSVIAELTVLDNIVLAGWAHHPQRRGAWRSRSRYRLHTESAGHHLETVGLADLAHRPASTLSHGQRRMLDLAAALAGDPRLLLLDEPAAGLTDGDIGRLLTILGALPGSVAVVLVEHHVEVVAQVATSVTVLAAGRVLVTGPTGEALAHPEVRDAYQNTAPDLVTGSTEARG, from the coding sequence ATGACGCCCGCACCGAACGCCGCGCGGCCGGACTCCGTGCTCGACCTCGACCGCGTCACCCGCAGGTACGGCAGCCTCACCGCCGTCGACGAGGTGTCCCTGCGGCTGCCCGCGGGTGCCCGGCACGCCGTGATCGGCCCCAACGGCGCCGGCAAGACGACCCTGCTCAACCTCATCGCCGGCACCGACCGGCCCGACCACGGCACGATCGCGCTGAACGGTACCGACGTCACCCGCGCGTCCACGGCGAAGCGCAGCCGGCTGGGCATCGCGCGCAGCTTCCAGCAGCCGTCCGTCATCGCCGAGCTGACGGTGCTGGACAACATCGTGCTGGCCGGCTGGGCGCACCACCCCCAGCGCCGGGGCGCCTGGCGCAGCCGGTCCCGCTACCGGCTGCACACCGAGTCGGCCGGGCACCACCTGGAGACCGTCGGGCTCGCGGACCTCGCACACCGGCCGGCCTCCACCCTCTCCCACGGGCAGCGCCGCATGCTCGACCTCGCCGCGGCCCTGGCGGGCGATCCGCGGCTGCTGCTCCTGGACGAGCCGGCGGCCGGGCTGACCGACGGCGACATCGGCCGACTGCTCACGATCCTGGGCGCCCTGCCCGGGAGCGTGGCGGTCGTGCTCGTCGAGCACCACGTCGAGGTCGTCGCCCAGGTCGCCACGTCGGTGACGGTGCTGGCGGCCGGGCGGGTGCTGGTGACCGGGCCGACCGGGGAGGCGCTCGCCCACCCCGAGGTCCGCGACGCGTATCAGAACACGGCGCCGGACCTCGTCACCGGCTCCACCGAAGCGAGAGGATGA